A window of the Drosophila simulans strain w501 chromosome 2L, Prin_Dsim_3.1, whole genome shotgun sequence genome harbors these coding sequences:
- the LOC6730691 gene encoding myosin-2 essential light chain, whose product MMSRKGNQLNPSSIRPSSTIPDCNQKRRSDMTAPPPNPKPEKRRILEMHAVFLGHDTRGDNKISIRHLGHCLRAMGATPTEAMVSKHVRQYEASTMQRISFDEVMGIYCSLGKHGGISSPKRKQIEADQFVSSLKLFDTDNSGWIPAIRLRRILTKTGERMGSMEVDELLQGRINKEGLVDYKQLVQDIIYG is encoded by the coding sequence ATGATGTCCAGGAAAGGCAATCAACTCAACCCGTCATCAATCCGTCCATCATCGACCATACCGGACTGCAATCAGAAGCGGCGAAGCGACATGACAGCTCCTCCTCCGAACCCAAAGCCAGAGAAAAGGCGCATCCTGGAGATGCATGCGGTTTTCCTGGGGCACGACACTCGCGGCGACAATAAGATATCCATCCGGCACCTGGGCCACTGTCTGCGTGCGATGGGCGCCACGCCCACGGAGGCGATGGTCAGCAAACATGTCCGCCAGTACGAGGCCTCCACCATGCAGCGCATTTCCTTCGATGAGGTCATGGGCATCTACTGCAGTCTTGGCAAGCACGGCGGCATTTCGTCTCCCAAGAGAAAGCAGATCGAGGCGGACCAGTTCGTATCCAGTCTAAAGCTCTTCGATACGGATAACTCCGGTTGGATACCCGCCATCAGACTCCGGCGCATTCTAACCAAGACCGGGGAGCGCATGGGCAGCATGGAAGTGGACGAGCTGCTGCAGGGCAGGATCAACAAAGAGGGCTTGGTCGACTACAAGCAGCTGGTTCAAGACATTATCTATGGGTAA
- the LOC6730692 gene encoding dynein light chain roadblock-type 1: MSAEVEELLKRFQSMKNVTGIVVVDNDGIPIKTTLEYNLTLHYAALMQTVREKARQVVLDLDATNEFTFLRLRTEQNEVLLCPQEDYFIMVIQSPCD, encoded by the coding sequence ATGTCCGCCGAAGTGGAGGAGCTACTGAAGCGCTTTCAGTCCATGAAGAACGTCACCGGCATAGTTGTGGTGGACAACGACGGCATTCCCATCAAGACGACCCTGGAATACAACTTGACCCTCCATTACGCGGCACTGATGCAAACGGTGCGGGAGAAGGCGCGCCAGGTGGTCCTGGATCTGGACGCCACCAACGAATTCACCTTCCTGCGGCTGCGGACTGAGCAGAATGAGGTGCTGCTGTGCCCGCAGGAGGATTACTTCATCATGGTGATCCAGAGCCCCTGCGACTAG